In Elaeis guineensis isolate ETL-2024a chromosome 1, EG11, whole genome shotgun sequence, a genomic segment contains:
- the LOC105039265 gene encoding histone H4: MSGRGKGGKGLGKGGAKRHRKVLRDNIQGITKPAIRRLARRGGVKRISGLIYEETRGVLKIFLENVIRDAVTYTEHARRKTVTAMDVVYALKRQGRTLYGFGG, encoded by the coding sequence ATGTCGGGACGAGGCAAGGGAGGTAAGGGTTTGGGAAAGGGAGGTGCAAAGCGCCACCGCAAGGTCCTCCGGGACAACATCCAGGGCATCACCAAGCCCGCCATCCGGCGTCTCGCACGGCGTGGTGGCGTGAAGCGTATCAGCGGTCTCATCTACGAGGAGACAAGAGGCGTGCTCAAGATCTTCCTGGAGAACGTTATCCGCGACGCCGTCACCTACACGGAGCACGCTCGCCGGAAGACCGTCACCGCCATGGACGTTGTCTACGCTCTCAAGCGCCAGGGCCGCACCCTCTACGGCTTCGGTGGTTAG
- the LOC105039264 gene encoding uncharacterized protein, translating to MNSPHMFDPRNSPTGRCSAPPETDLFEFYFHVPRSPVEMCAADDVFVQGKLLPFGVAPPRPPKKDDIYKPRSLPRDQWWPETTTEYRRLRKAPESDVRVSPPPQPPRSRSRWYLFVLGSVRVPATMEMKEIRRRQRRRSPAAMPEDSGRWSFERSRSWKLLRSLSCTGVESAVAAPPPSFVSHV from the coding sequence ATGAACAGTCCACACATGTTCGACCCCCGGAACTCTCCCACCGGCCGATGTTCTGCCCCTCCCGAAACCGACCTCTTTGAGTTCTACTTCCACGTCCCCCGTTCCCCCGTGGAGATGTGTGCCGCTGACGACGTTTTCGTCCAAGGAAAGCTCCTTCCTTTCGGCGTGGCGCCACCTCGTCCACCCAAGAAAGATGATATCTACAAGCCTAGAAGCCTTCCCCGCGACCAATGGTGGCCGGAGACCACCACAGAGTACCGGAGGCTGAGGAAGGCGCCAGAGTCGGACGTCAGAGTCTCCCCGCCGCCCCAGCCGCCCAGGTCGCGTTCGAGGTGGTACCTGTTCGTGCTCGGATCGGTGAGAGTGCCGGCGACTATGGAGATGAAGGAGATCAGGAGACGGCagaggcggcggagcccggcggCGATGCCTGAGGATTCCGGGCGGTGGAGCTTCGAGAGGAGCAGGTCGTGGAAATTGCTCCGGTCACTGAGCTGCACGGGGGTGGAGAGCGCCGTCGCGGCGCCGCCGCCGAGCTTCGTCTCGCACGTGTGA